The genomic DNA TTCTTCAGGACTGAGACACGTACAAAACGCAGACAGACGCAAAAATGATCTGTTTCCCCTCTGAGATTCAATTGTCAAAGCTTCTTGTTCGAACCAGACTTCTTTGACTTGGATGACGGACTTGAAGCCTCTTTGAATGCAGATGGGCAAAACTCGCTCACACTGCACAATCCACAACGAGGTCTGAGGGGAGTGCAAATTGTCTGTCCAAATCCTACCTGTTCATATATATAGAAGAAATGCATTATctttttgaagaagaaacaaatttttattgcaaagaaacaataaaatacaaGAGCGGACCAGAAGTCTGCAAAAGCACAAACAAACCAGGATAAATAGCAACTTCACCCTGACACTCAGAAACtacaaaaacatcacaaaacCAACGCATCACAAAACTAACTAATAGCAGCTTTGTGGCAATAGCAATAACAAAACACAAGGCTATATATAGACAAAACGAAATCAGCCCTCAGCTTGTTTTTCTGTGGAGATAGAGATGGAACATTCAATAAAATGTCATTAGACCAGAATTTCACCCGTTGGAAAAGTGAAATTATGACGGTAAGATCAAATTTATAGATCATGAAGAATATCAACCAATTATTTTTTATCCTGCATATGAGTACTATTTAAAAATGTTGAAGCAATAACTTCAAATCAAAGACTCAAGAATTGTCCCTTCTTAACCCATTTCAAGTAGATGGTGTGATGACAGGTTACCCAAGTTAAGTAACTTAACCTTTGGATGGATTCTTATAgcatattaaaaatataaacgtCAATATGCAACGAGTTCACCAAATGCAAACACATGTTCGCACTATGAGTACAAGCTTGTGTCAGCATGTGTCTACACTTGTATTATGTGCAAGTAATTTGTAAAAGTTATTTCAACATATCAGTGGTATTAGCGTAGTGAGCCATGCATACCAAAAGAGGGTTTATGGGGTCCCATTCTTCCTTCGGAAGCCACAATTGCAATGCCTCTCTCGTTTGCTCAGGAGTTGAAGTTTTCTAGCAAAGCGAATAAAGATTATCCATTAATTCCATATTATCGTAGTTGATACTTCAGTAACTCAATACAGTATGAATTTTTTCAGAAAATTTGTTTATGAGAATGAAATAAAGTTGAGAGCCGACTTTAGTACACCATATGTGGTGCTATCACAATAGATGCATTGTACCTGTTTTTTTCCTGGCCGTGACACCCACCCAAGCCTATTGCAAATGCGGTGCACATGAGTATCTACACAAATACCTTGAACATCGTTCCAACCAACATTCATAACCTAAGCACAACAAAACAGAAAACTTTAAGAACCTAAGATGACATGCTAATTTAAATAAGTGAACGCAGCCCTACCAAATGAGCCATCTTAGGACCTATTCCTGGAAGTGAGAGTAGCTCCTCCAACGAGCTAGGTATATCTCCATCATACTTTGTGAGACAAATGTTTGCAACTTTCTTTAAGTTACTAGCCTTCCTTGTATAAAATCCAACCTACATATACAGAATTTAAAAGCTATGGTTGAAAATTCATAAAGTTGTTAAGCAAATTGAAAGAACTACAAATATAACTTTACATAGGTACTAATTATTTGGGTTTACCCCCAATATTGGACTAATTCTTGCCAAAGAGAAGGTTTTTATACCATTTTTTAAAGTGGGAATAGAAAAGAACATACCGGGTAAATCAAGCTTTTAATGGTTGCTTCATCAGCTTTATCAATGGAATCAGCAGAGAGCAGATCATTTTGAAGTAAACGCTGAATTGCTCCTGCAATCCAAAAAGACTATTcagtggaagaaaaaaaaaatgtaagtaaGATGCAGAGTAACCGAGAAGACTTTACGGATTGGAAGATAAGGAACATGCACACTTTTGGGACCAATAGATTACAAAGTTGTATAACATCTAGATTCTTCTAAGTTATGCTTACTAGATCCAGTAGCTATCAGCCAACTTTGTCATGTAAGAGTGAAAGACGGAAAAACTTTCCAGACTGTTTAGTAGGGCAAGTGTCAGAGTGAAAACAAACAATGGTAGAAATAAGATATCAGTTTCTTTTTCTCATTGATTCCATTTAACAAGAATGTGACACCCTTCACCTTTTGACCATGTTTCCAGCCAACGTCTCACCAGAGTTCTTTTGAACTATCTTCCTAACTAGTTACTTTTAGGTATTTATCCATCAATGTGGGTAGGTGGGGTAGTGGGGGTCTGTGTAATACAGCTATGTATGGTGGACCGGATATGCTCACTACTTCAAATAACCTTCAAGCTTGACAAAATGATTACCTGGCTAGCACAAACTTACCATGGTTAACATGATCCTTTGTTTGGCTTGACAAGAGAGAGGACACCAAGACAGCAAATCTTCGTTcctgattttattttgtttttcacaGCATGACATATATTCATGGAATAACAATCAAAAGGCATTTTATCATGTAGCAAAAGTTTGAAATATTCACAATTAGGAATTGAAAAAGGTGAAGCTATAGTTCTGGACGTTTCTAGATGTTAGGATCATGGTTATCAAGGAGTTACTATATGATTGcctttaataaattatttgaagcCGTAATATAACCATGATCCAGAAAGAAAGAGTTCAATCTAGTAAGATTCCAACTTAAAATCTTCAAAACTCTATCCAACCCATTTTCATTCTACTTTGCAGTTACAGAAATGAGGAGACTGATACCTTGGGAGGAAGAGAACTTCCAGCTTTCTCGCAACCCATACTGTCTACTGGTGCATCTTCGGAAGACCTCATTTTGCGAATCCCATCAAGGACTTTCTCCCAGTTAGCAGGTGGTTTACCTGTGTCAACTGAAATGAAAAATTTAAAGCTTACGATATATTTTGACGATAAACCTATTGGGGCATCCTGACAATTTGTGATGAGAATCGTGATAATTTATGAGGGTAAACTTATTGGTGGCATCAATCTAAACTCTAGCGACACTAttctgttatatatatatatatatatatatattcattttcaCACTTCATCAAGATAAGTCTTGTCTTAGcccaaacaaaagaagaaatgaaatggTCAAGAAAGAAAATAGCACCCTGCGATAAGCACAACACTCAATGTATCATTTTAAAATGATAAATGCATGAGTGCTCGCAAAGCAATAACATTTTATAGCTACGGAacaaattcaaattgcaaacgATTTCTCTAATAATGCATTCACTGGAACAGAATGTACTTCATAGTTCATAACTTTCTTCAATTTGACATCTGCAAGCAAGAGCTCATTTCACCAGGAAGCCGAAAACATCTAATCATGTGTTGTCAAAGATATACTTACTTGAATTGATAGAGGTATTCACTTTTTTGTATGCGAATTCTTCAATATCAGGTAGGACAGCCAGCTGCAGGGAAGGAACTGATCATAATACATACAACAGTTCCTCTGCAAGATTTTACAAATATGAATGGTTGAGCTTCAAGTTTGCATACATTACTGATGCAATAAATGCTACTCAACCTTCAGCAGTTGGGTATGGCTTTCGTCGAGTTGCGCATCAGTTTTTGGAAGTAAGAAATGGGAGCTATGTTTTTAAAGTCCAACTAGACGCAAGATGTAACCATTACCCAGTAACATGGGCACTAATTCACATACTATATTTCATAATAACTCGATTACTTTCACTGCTCAATGTCACAAAAGGTAATAATTCAGTGTATCCTAGCGTTAAAAGTTTAACCTTGCTAATATAAAGTGAGGCTTCCTTTTTGGGATCTGAATACCAGACAAAACAAAATGTTGCTATTTGCAAATGATATGAACCCTTCTGTAAACGAAGAGAACGGGAGAAAATGAGGGAAAGAACCTGCAGAGGGGAATGTATTTATTCACGTAACTGCTTGTTCCATGTGGTCTTACTGAATTCAGCATTTGGTACGAAGGTTAGagactcaagtaacaaataaattacacaaataattaagggcttgtttggaactgcttttaaaatgattgaacgtgctttagagaaaatgtttttaagtttCAGAAGCACTTAAATTGCTTCCTGCaaaagaagcaccagttatgtttTTCCTGCATGAAGCAATAAAGTGTTTTTCCAGGATTCATTTCCATTTTACTAAgggcattttcaccaaaagcgctttcaaCCTTTTAAAAGAACTTCCAAACAAGCCCAAATTTCTTTCTAAAATGAACTTGTGATTGTAGTACATAAAAACTGGTTAGCTCTTGAAATGAAAAAAGGGCGAAATGAATAAATCGAATGAAGTTCAAACCAGAGTACCAATTGAACATGGACTTCCAGATACTTAGAAGTTGGAATTCAAAAGTAACCACATCCAAACACAAGAAATGcacttaaaatattaaaatttgaaaatgtacATCCCAAAAATACCAACTTTTCCAGTTTTGAATATACACCTGAACAATTACGAACACAAAATCTAGCTCAAATTgcagaaaaaaattatatcaaaGCTGAAACAACTCCAAATGATAAATTCATCAATTAGAGAACAATtaagggaaaaataaaaaccccaTATTTCGAATTACTGAAATTAAATTCTCACTTTCTGGGCAATGGGTTTTGCTTCAAGCTGTAACTTTTGAACTTCTtctgtccttttcactctctttCTCCTCGAAAAAACACGAAGCTCTGCTGCTGAACCATTTTCAGAGCCTGAaatttccaaaacaaaaatccaaCATTAGAACAAAAACATATGAAATTGGAATAAGCATTGCATTATTATGGtagtaataataaaaaaaagattaatcAAAGTAATGGAGgagggcagagagagagagtttgaggaGTGACCTGGGTTTGGGTCTGGGTCGGAAGTGGGTATCTCTGTTTTCGATTGAACGGGTTTGACAGAGAATCTCGTTTTGGACATTCTGTTGAATTGGATTCCAGCGGTTGCAAAGCCGAGGGTGGAGGGGCTTCTCACACGGACATGTAGCATTTTTTCAACTTGGTAAAGTATTTTTGGAAGGACACACTTCCCATGTAGGAAAATCCTAGGTACCTTAATAAAAAATGAGAACCGCTATTTATTCGATCCGCTGGCTGAACGTTACAAGGGGTGTCACAATTAAAATGAGCGGTAtcttttaatataatattttatctTAGActattgattattgattaagTTCAATGAATGATCTTGATTGTTAGATAAtgaaaaaatttaagattatcTTAGACTATTGATTAAGTTTAAGAAATTATCTTAACCGTAAACGTTAAAGATTATCTTAGACAATACATTAAGTTCAAGGAATTATCTTGTActattgattattttttatttttttcaaacgaGATATCTATATTTATGGCATCCTGCATTCGTTTTTTCTTTCATCAACTTCACCGGTTCTTCTTGATAGCGTGTTCTTCATCTTCAAATCGAGTTCCCACCATTGACGCCAACTTCTCAAGATTTCATTGTGCGTTTTGTGCTTCCTTGTCTCCATAACTACGCTCTTTTGATCATCTTTGTCTTCACAAATCGAGTTCCCAACTATTTCTGCCATCTCGTTTAGGGTTTGTCCATTTGAAGGTCATTCGCcgtaattttgttttgcaacaTCGAAGAATACTCTAACGACGATGATTTTGGTTACAGTAGAGAGTATAACAATGATGATGCATCGTACAATGAAGACTACAATGATGAATGATGGTTTTGGAGATTTTGACAAAGGCTTGTACAATCATGATAGTATAGATTACGACAGATATCTTAACAAAAGGAAACCTTTTTTCAACTTGGATGATTATGTATAGAGTTTTCTTATTTTACATGGTCTTGTTGTTAATATATTTGCCTTGAAATAATGCAGCTGCTCGTGCTTGGTTGTGGGCTTAAGTATCCCtcatgataattttttgttagttttccaattaaatttctttttttatatgttttaccaCATATATATGATTTCTAGCTTGATTTTGGTTTGAACTGAATAGGTTGGAGCCCCTGTTCATGTTGGTTTGGTTGCTCCAATTGATCTCGACCCATCTCAGACCTCTTTCTTCCAGGTGTGTGATAATATCCGTTCACGTACGGTAGATGCACATTTCACCACTTTCACGGCAGATGCATGTCACATTTTACAGGAGTTCTGACTCGGCACGTCTCATATTTCAGGTGCTCAACATCTCACTAAGATTAACAAGGGCACCGTCGAAATCATTACCCCTGTCGAACTTATCAAGAAGGGTGACTTGGTGAGCTCTTCTGAGGCAGCCCTCCTCGCACAAGCCATTCTCATACGGTCTTGTCGTCCAGACTGTGTATGACAGTGGTTTCCGTCTTCAGCCGACAGGTGCTTGATCTGACTGAGGATGACATGATGGAGAAGTTTGCTTCTGGTGTCTCGCTCCATGGTCACTTCACTGGCTTTGGCCGTCTGATACCCCACCCTTGCAGCTACGTACATGTTCCTCCATGCTTACAAGAATGTATCGGCAGTGTCTGTTGCCACCGAGTATAACCTCCCACAAGCGGAGAAGTCAAGGAGTATCTCAAGGTACTGTGCTAGCCCCTGTTGCAGCTGCTGCTTCCGGAGGTGCTCCAGCTGCTGctaaggaagaagagaagaagccTGAGCTTGTGGATATGGAAGTTACATTTGCGCGGTGTAGGTTCTTGCCGGGCACAATTATGTTTTTTATGCTGTTAACGTTGGATATAAGTTTTTGGTAGGGTGGATATTTTCTAATTGGcttaattgtagcaatggccTTTAAAAGTTaccaatagtttttttttttttttgaactctcatattagtttttttagttCTCGAACTTATGTATTGAACTATTGGCCATTTCACTAATATTTTGTCGTTAAATTTAGGGGTATTTTAagaactttcaatttttttgttaataatgTGCAACACATTGTAAAGTTCAGGGATGATTCATACTCATCCCGATTCCCTATTAGTAAAAAGTactctttattattattatttttatgcaaTGATATTCTTTATTAAtacgaaatttgttatttttaaactctcaataatagaaattggaaaataacatatatttacatggaatttaacttatgaattggaggtcccaaattacaagtttttttctttaacgtgaaaattctaaatttatatatatgtttatgaaTCTAAACAAGTGAATTAGTgcatattaatttataaattttgacttttattgaaatttcaagtttatttccctcatccaaataTAGTGTAAGGTTACGTTTGGTATGTGGAAAGAGCGCTTGAGAATGAGAAATTCACATGCCTTGTAAGTTCATACTTGAGAAATGATTTTTTGGCCTATAATATAAAGCCTTCTAACTTCCTTGTTATTCACTTTTATGACAAGTATGCCCTCATTGATAAGGGAAAATATCCATTATAACCCAAATGCGGCTTAAGGGTTGGGAAAATAAATTAGTAATGAAGTTGCTATTTACAATTAAGATCTCTCACCTACAATTAAAGAGGAATAACACTGGATCGTAGTTGTTAAAGCTGAGCACTTTAAAGCCTAAACAGTGGAGCCGGCCAAGGAAAGAACCCAAGAAGCCCAACAAGAGAATGCAAAGCCAACTCCATTGGGCAATAGCCATGTGGATTGGCAACAAAACCAATCCAATTGCCTCCTAAAGTGAAGCCAGCCCATTCGGGCAATTGGGCTGAAGGGGAGCTCATGGGAGAAGTCAAGTGCAAGTCTAAGGGCCGAGTGTCAGCCACGTTATAAAAAATTTTGCTTCAGGTACATGCCCAACACGCGTGTGGGGGCGCATCTCCAACAACATTTTAGACAATAGGGCTCGTGTGGTAGCCCACTCAGTAGCCGTTGCTGGGAGCAATGTGGCTTGTTGTACGTCATTGGATTTTCAACGACTTTTTTTTCTGGACCGTCGGAATTTCaacgattaaaaaaaaaaaaagcaaacctCCCCCAACGGCTAAATGATGTGGCACATCCAAATCAATGGTCCACATTTTTCGGctctaaattttatttttttaaaaaagaaaaagtcaaaTATGCTACATTTAGGCCACATGTCACGATCTAGATTGttggatttcatttttttttgtaatccaatggtccagattaattaagttaataaaaaaaattcaaaattcaaaatcctaaaaaaattcaaaaaaaatttaaatacctTACcattatcttccaccttacaccacatttccatattttcaaatacttttaatcacattccaatctttctctcaaagttttcatatacttttattTGCAAAAAAATGGCTAATGATGCAAGTTCGAATTGGTCAATGATTGAATTCAAGCTACTCATTGATTTCCCACAAGATCCTTGAAGAAGATAtcgtaagaactcaagatttataAACTATGAAGTATGATAGAGATTTTAAGAGATTTTGGTTTTGGCGTGTGATTTCTTAGGGtggagaaaaaaagaagaaagaattaggttgtagataatgcaaTGTGGCACGCCGTGATTCgctaaaaatcttattgaaataTATCCTCAAAGATTCTAAACCGatagtgacacgtggcatgacatgattggttaaaaatcttatcaaaaatcTATCGTCAACGATCCTAAACAGGTAACGACCTGTGGAGCGATGGAATcggataaaaatcttatcgaaatctatcaccaaaaattgtattttcggataatgacacataACATGATGAGATAggttaaaaatcatatccgaaattacaaataaaattattttttattattttataaaataaaaaagatactaatattttaatacaaattgcCTAGGCTATTCAATTTAGGAGCGGCGATGCAATAAACAATTATTATTCATTAAaggcaattactattcatttgagTTGATTGAATTGCCTATAGCCATTAAGAGCCTTTACACACTGGAATTGCTCTAAGGCCTGAGGGGCCTAAAAAAGGACATGCCCGAGCGCAATGGCTGACTGTTCTTAAATGTAGTCAACCATGGAGCCCATTTAttactttaatttgttaactTGTAAGTTTTGAGTGATAACATTTTATCGACCAAGGAGCACAAATGtttattactttaatttatgggagttttaacgaaaagcccacggtactgttcactttaacaaaaaatcatatttttacactaaaaagtcaatcatgatactattcactttattctttattttgttcttatcgttaaaactcaaaattttcaagccattttcattagtttttctttaatttattaaccAATAAGATTTAAGCGTTAACACAGTGTTTATTACTACATGGGAAAAAGTTGCTTAAATCAATAGGACGTAAATTGCAAATGGTGGATTGATGCGATGGTTAGAACATTGTTTGTAGTAATGTAATTAATTTGTGACAAACACTTATCACTAATACAATCTACTGGTTTCAGAAGACATTTTTAGTGTGTAGAATATATAGCACGGTACAAGTGTTACAATACAACTAATtagaaatttattttttcaaatatctAACTATTGatattataatatttgatgTAACAGATAGTATTTTTTGATGTTTTCGGCATATaattgaaaaatcatattttgttaTAATAATAAGACGACACGAGGAATGTAGAAGGTTAAAAGACAAGATCAAAGTACGAGTAGGAGAGTAACATTTCCCAAGAAGTAGATAAACGTAAAACCCTCGCGATTCCCAAGGAAAAACTTACGCGGTCCCAAGAAAAAGGTAAAGAAAATTCACAATGTCGGCGGAGGAGGACTGATCTTTCATTTCTCCTCGGACATCGGCGCTGTCTTTTGTCCTCTGCAAATCTCGAGCTCACTTTTCAGACAACCTAAGTTACCTTCTTTACCTGCCAACTGGTAAAAACCCTTGTAAAAAgcttatttcttttttacttctcagcATTTTCCCTGTTTCTTTGGCCCCTTTGGACAGTGTCAGATACACTTCTCGCATACGGTTTGTAattgtatacacacacacatatatacataatgTATACGTATTTATCTGTATATATGTTGAtcgggttttattttttttattttttttgtcgttTTGGTTAGTGGTATTTTTGGCCTGATCAGAATTTatcaagattttgttttttaacctTCTCGTTTTATCCTTCTCTGTAGTTCATGTTAAAGAAAAAACTGTTTAATTTCGggccgtttgataaccatttgtttttagcttttagGGTTTAGACTAAaagccaaaatttgaaaactcgAAAGACTAGCTTTCTTTGTTAGTTTTGAGAAACTAAACTAGTTACCAGACAAGTTTtctgttttatgttttttaaaaaattaaaaaaaaatttgaaaactgaaaaaaaaatggttatcaaacagcCCTTAgtcatttttactttttcgGTATTTAAAGCTTTTATGCGAAGTTATATTAGTGTGTTTTGTAGTGTTTGCTATGGTTGTTCCTGTGAATTTTTAACATCTATAGGTTTTGGAGAAGCAATGTAGTACGAATTGTAGAGGTTGCTTGTGGGAAGAGATGAGACTCTATACTTAATACATGTATATAAGGGAGAAAAGGAGAAACTTTAATTTTTGGAGCTTTTATTGGAAATTCCTTGAGTATCCATGCCTGTTGCGTATGTGCAACTCGGTGCAGGTGGAGATTTCCGATGTAAACCTGATGTGTTCCGGTATAGCCGTGAATTTGATAACTTTGAAAGTTTCCTTTGGTCCCAAGGAATTATATGTATTTGGTATTCTGTTTGTTTTTCTGCCTGGCATTTTATGAGAAGACTGAGTTTATGATAAATTTCTAGGTGGTGAGCTcattagtggcatacatttatctCCAAAACAGATGTCATTTGTAAAACTGCATCTGTTAGTTTTCTGCATATATCTGCATTTTGGCATAAGTTTTATACTGCTTGGTTGTTAAATTTCTGTATCAATAATTATGCATGAGCATATACATGGAGGTGGAGATTCTTCCATAGAGCTTGTCTGTCACATGGTTTtatctttttctgttttttcagAACACAGTTAAAAACCTAAGGGCAAGTGGTGGTCATAAAGATTTCTTCGAGCCATGGATGATATGAATGTATGTCCAACTGAGGAGGCCATTCAGGCTTTTTTGGAATACTTGGTTGACCCAATACTTTCACCTAAATCTTCTATGCGCGATACACCGTCGTTATCTCAACAAGAATCAGTTGCAAAACAGGTTTTGTTCTTACTTCATCTCATAACGcatgtttgtttaattaatgaaacaatGTTATCTTTTATTTGTGTGAAAGTTTTGTTGATTAAAATATCCGTCTAGGATATTCTTCTCATAGTTTGCCCGCTGTGTAAAGTTAATTTCTTGGACCTTTGTTTAGATGGTAGACTTTTTATCCAGGGCTGCATAACTTTGTGTGACTCTTTCTTTAATACAGTCTCCATTTATTACTATAGAAATGTCTTGGAAACTATAAGGGTTCATAAATGACAATatccaattaataaaatttgCTATATATGGTTTTTGATCATTTTGTATTCTACGGGCAATTTACTATTATTCAGTAAACGTATGCTTCTGTTATCATATTTGATGGAGTAGATAATAGTTTAGATCATATTTGGATGGAAGCACATGAACAGACTGGAGTCACCTTTAACTATTTAACGAATGAGTTGGTCTTGAGTTCTAGGAGCAGGAGATGTACAAGAATTTGGCCAAACATCAAATCTCCATACAAAgaattgggtaaattacatgcACCTGCAATTATAAAATCAGTTAACAACTTACTTTGCCTCTGAAAATGTTTTTCCCTTAGGTTCATGCCGTTGTGTTACTATACAACTACTACCACAGAAAGCAATGTCCGAAGCTAgaagatttgaattttgattcctTTTGCAAGTTGGTTTCGTTTCTGAAACCAGCCTTGATGGTTCATATGAAATTCATGCAAAGCCCCAACGACACTAAATTGAATGACCTGGAGAAACAACTTTCAGTGACGGAAAAAGCAATTGTGGATGCATGCAGTATATCTCTAAGTTTAGATGCATTAAAGGATGTTCCAAACACAGAGGGATGGCCAATTTCCAAAGTAACAGTTCTTTTAGTTGACTCCAAGAAGGAGAACTGCTTTTTGCTATTCAATTCCATTACCCAGGGGGTTTGGTCAGTGATTGAAAAAGATTTAGATGTCTCTGTCCACAGTCCGGAAGATAAAGCGGTGGAAAAACATgtacacaaaaacaaaagagttATTGGAAAACCTTCAAGAAGAGAATCAACAACTGATGAACCTACTCTCCGAAAACTTGCATATTCAGCAGTTAGTGAAGCTACAGGTATGCAAATTTCCTAAAATAGTACCCTTGTAAATGAGTGAACCTCAGGGAAGCCCTCTACCTTTCTGTATCCAATTGTTGAGGTAAACATTTACTGACCTGTGCAAAGAAAACATTAAGAAAACAATAGGAGGT from Pyrus communis chromosome 17, drPyrComm1.1, whole genome shotgun sequence includes the following:
- the LOC137722888 gene encoding endonuclease III homolog 1, chloroplastic is translated as MLHVRVRSPSTLGFATAGIQFNRMSKTRFSVKPVQSKTEIPTSDPDPNPGSENGSAAELRVFSRRKRVKRTEEVQKLQLEAKPIAQKLAVLPDIEEFAYKKVNTSINSIDTGKPPANWEKVLDGIRKMRSSEDAPVDSMGCEKAGSSLPPKERRFAVLVSSLLSSQTKDHVNHGAIQRLLQNDLLSADSIDKADEATIKSLIYPVGFYTRKASNLKKVANICLTKYDGDIPSSLEELLSLPGIGPKMAHLVMNVGWNDVQGICVDTHVHRICNRLGWVSRPGKKQKTSTPEQTREALQLWLPKEEWDPINPLLVGFGQTICTPLRPRCGLCSVSEFCPSAFKEASSPSSKSKKSGSNKKL